Proteins from a single region of Eublepharis macularius isolate TG4126 chromosome 9, MPM_Emac_v1.0, whole genome shotgun sequence:
- the ARMC10 gene encoding armadillo repeat-containing protein 10 isoform X2 produces MSLRDSRGSLVKAGLVGLVVGAGVCYWVYRATSGRRKNGGGGGRQGKESVGKDHGEIPGSTSWEESQVAPPEQGSLQPTSGVELFSGTGQKDASHLQQGVNLPKSPDGLEANHIQGLIYLLESVEDPIIQERALIALSNSAAFSANQDIIRNVGGLSVIGNMLSVPTASVKEKALNALNNLSMNLKNQEELKRYITKICEEADSSPLNSELQLSGLRFLTNMSVTNYYHYMMTSYIPCFLRLLSGGDERTQTQILKVLVNLSANPAMAEHLLNAPAPFLLSMFDSCINKEVLLRVLVFATNLTQHMKKEERTLAPHHSEESIFSMLWGNSTQFAQKLVYLLHHHDKDVKEQVAKLIMQR; encoded by the exons ATGAGCCTGAGGGATTCCAGAGGTTCCCTGGTGAAAGCCGGGCTGGTGGGCCTGGTGGTGGGGGCTGGGGTCTGTTACTGGGTTTACAGAGCGACCTCCGGGAGGAGAAAAAACGGAGGCGGAGGAGGGAGGCAAGGGAAAGAAAGCGTCGGGAAAGACCACGGGGAGATCCCGGGGTCCACCTCTTGGGAAGAAAGCCAGGTGGCTCCTCCAGAACAAGGCTCCTTGCAACCTACCTCGGGTGTTGAGTTGTTTTCTGGCACGGGGCAGAAGGATGCCAGCCACCTCCAGCAAG GTGTCAATCTTCCAAAATCTCCTGATGGTTTAGAGGCAAACCACATACAGGGTCTTATTTATTTGCTTGAGTCTGTGGAAGATCCCATAATTCAGGAACGAGCCTTGATAGCGTTGAGCAACAGTGCTGCTTTCTCTGCCAATCAG GATATAATTCGAAATGTAGGTGGCCTTTCTGTTATCGGAAACATGCTTTCAGTTCCAACTGCTAGTGTTAAAGAAAAAGCACTGAATGCTCTTAATAACTTGAGTATGAATCTTAAAAATCAAGAAGAGCTAAAG AGATATATTACCAAAATCTGTGAGGAAGCTGACTCCTCCCCCTTAAACTCTGAGCTGCAGCTGTCTGGTCTTCGGTTTTTAACCAATATGTCTGTTACGAATTACTATCATTACATGATGACTAGCTACATCCCATGCTTTCTCCGTTTGCTTTCGGGTGGTGATGAACGAACACAG ACCCAGATTCTAAAAGTGCTTGTGAATTTATCAGCAAATCCAGCTATGGCAGAACATCTTCTCAATGCTCCG GCACCTTTCCTATTATCCATGTTTGATAGCTGCATAAACAAGGAAGTCCTACTCAGAGTTTTGGTGTTTGCCACAAACTTGACACAGCATATGAAAAAAGAAGAGCGTACTCTTGCCCCACATCACAGTGAAGAATCAATTTTTTCCATGCTTTGGGGGAATTCAAC
- the ARMC10 gene encoding armadillo repeat-containing protein 10 isoform X1 — protein sequence MSLRDSRGSLVKAGLVGLVVGAGVCYWVYRATSGRRKNGGGGGRQGKESVGKDHGEIPGSTSWEESQVAPPEQGSLQPTSGVELFSGTGQKDASHLQQAGVNLPKSPDGLEANHIQGLIYLLESVEDPIIQERALIALSNSAAFSANQDIIRNVGGLSVIGNMLSVPTASVKEKALNALNNLSMNLKNQEELKRYITKICEEADSSPLNSELQLSGLRFLTNMSVTNYYHYMMTSYIPCFLRLLSGGDERTQTQILKVLVNLSANPAMAEHLLNAPAPFLLSMFDSCINKEVLLRVLVFATNLTQHMKKEERTLAPHHSEESIFSMLWGNSTQFAQKLVYLLHHHDKDVKEQVAKLIMQR from the exons ATGAGCCTGAGGGATTCCAGAGGTTCCCTGGTGAAAGCCGGGCTGGTGGGCCTGGTGGTGGGGGCTGGGGTCTGTTACTGGGTTTACAGAGCGACCTCCGGGAGGAGAAAAAACGGAGGCGGAGGAGGGAGGCAAGGGAAAGAAAGCGTCGGGAAAGACCACGGGGAGATCCCGGGGTCCACCTCTTGGGAAGAAAGCCAGGTGGCTCCTCCAGAACAAGGCTCCTTGCAACCTACCTCGGGTGTTGAGTTGTTTTCTGGCACGGGGCAGAAGGATGCCAGCCACCTCCAGCAAG CAGGTGTCAATCTTCCAAAATCTCCTGATGGTTTAGAGGCAAACCACATACAGGGTCTTATTTATTTGCTTGAGTCTGTGGAAGATCCCATAATTCAGGAACGAGCCTTGATAGCGTTGAGCAACAGTGCTGCTTTCTCTGCCAATCAG GATATAATTCGAAATGTAGGTGGCCTTTCTGTTATCGGAAACATGCTTTCAGTTCCAACTGCTAGTGTTAAAGAAAAAGCACTGAATGCTCTTAATAACTTGAGTATGAATCTTAAAAATCAAGAAGAGCTAAAG AGATATATTACCAAAATCTGTGAGGAAGCTGACTCCTCCCCCTTAAACTCTGAGCTGCAGCTGTCTGGTCTTCGGTTTTTAACCAATATGTCTGTTACGAATTACTATCATTACATGATGACTAGCTACATCCCATGCTTTCTCCGTTTGCTTTCGGGTGGTGATGAACGAACACAG ACCCAGATTCTAAAAGTGCTTGTGAATTTATCAGCAAATCCAGCTATGGCAGAACATCTTCTCAATGCTCCG GCACCTTTCCTATTATCCATGTTTGATAGCTGCATAAACAAGGAAGTCCTACTCAGAGTTTTGGTGTTTGCCACAAACTTGACACAGCATATGAAAAAAGAAGAGCGTACTCTTGCCCCACATCACAGTGAAGAATCAATTTTTTCCATGCTTTGGGGGAATTCAAC